The Chrysemys picta bellii isolate R12L10 chromosome 3, ASM1138683v2, whole genome shotgun sequence DNA window TCTTCATGCCATGGAGTGTTTCAACATGCTGCCTAaatgcacacaaacaaaaaacatatgACAAACTGTTGTCTCCCAACTGATTAAAGTATTTCTTCCTGGCACACAAAAGCACTTAGTTAGCTAGTGTGGATCTGGGCCAAGAGAAGTATTCCACCCACTACCAAGCATAAAGTTCAAACACAAGCACAAATATGCTTAAAAATGGGGCAGCTTCTGAAATTTCAGAGAGCAAGAGAAAAGTCTGAGCAACTTGTTATTAAACCCTAGATACTTGAAGGGTTCACAGGATTGGTCCAAGGGTTGGCAGACCCCCAAAAAATCTGTGTCACTCCAGTATCTGTTTGTAATGACCATGTGATTTTGTCTGATAACTCTTGGAAAGAGAAATGTATAATGTCCTAACCAACTCTGCAACCCGGCTAGCATGCACACAATTAAGTGAACAACCCCCCCACATCTGATCTTTAATAAAGTCTCTAAATACCCTATACTGCCTGCCAATATAGTACATCTTTACATAATAATAATCACCCTCATACCTGTGTCAAAGCCCTTCAATTTCAGGTTCAATAATCATTTCAGAGCAAGAGAGCACAAAGagactacctgtgtgaatgcatAAGTTGAACAGGTCAGTGCCACATGTTATCACAGGAAAGTCCCAGCCATTTACCACTGTATGAGACTTTAAATCAAGTTACAAGCCATTAAAATCCAATGGTTTCTATTACTGTCTCTGATTATTTACCAAGTATAAGTCCAACTTTTACATATCACTAAAGCAAAATGATCAATGGATCACCAAAGTCTACCTTGAGCTTCACAGAATGGACTAAAGATTAGGATGAGAGGGGAGATGGGTCTAGCGAGGCTCACTCTCTAAGTAGTCCACACAAAAAATCAGActctgagaaccactgtgctaaagGGCAGAAGTATTTACGCACCATCAAATAAAACCAGGATAAACAACTACACTAAGAGAACCCCTCGTGTAAATTCAGCAAGACCATGCCTACCTGTTTGCTTTTCAGGGTCTTCCCAGAAGTACTTTGTTCGCTTTTAGCTCCTTCACTCCCTCTGAGCATACTGATGAAGTCTTTCTTCGAAACAGACGACATCAGTTTAGCACGTTTCCTATTGGAATTCCCTGCTTCTTTCACTTTCTCATCGACAGTCTTTTGGTGTTTCCGGACAGCGTTAAATAATTGCACAACACCCCTAAGgttaaagggaaagaaaatattgCATTTTGCATCAGGTTGTCATTATagaaacacacacaccaaaaaacatTGGGCTGGTACAAATGCTAAAAAGACTATTAGCTACTGTTCTCAAAAACAGTGACTTAAGGTTCTCACACAGCTAAAGAATAAGTAATCATAATGCACCTCAGACTTCCAGCATTCAACTCTTTCTTCACACCTGCTACTATGAACCAGACAGACATCTACCGCTATAggacccaattcagcaaggtacttaagcacatgaacagtcccaatgaaatcaatggggctactcacatgcataaCTGAACTAGAACCAGAGTTCTTAACAGGTTATTCAGCAGCCACATTAAGTTGCTGAAGGATGGTACAAAGTGCTGGAGTCAACCACAGGACAATGCTCCATCCCCCCAAAATCTATCACCTGCCACTCCCACCTATCAAGATGGAAAGGGGAAGGAGCATCAGAGTGACCCcagcaaaataaaagtaaatatagAGAGAACACCAGCAATGCGTTATGCAAAGACATGTGGTACCGCACTAGGGTAACGCGAAACAGTAATCTGACCACAAGAACAATGAATTTGGTGAACTCTctgaagaggggggaaaaaaaagtggtaGATGTGCTTGatctatatatttttaagtaCAGAATTAACAAAACGATGCGCTCAGGCACAGCACTCATGCTGGGCAAACACTTAACATATTATATTCTTGTCTaaattctgatgttcttataagACTTCTGAAATCTTTTTTGAACTCAATACTGTACAAGGCAAACCTGGGTATAAATCACTTGGCTCCCACTAGTCACTTCTTAAGAGTTCAATCTGATTGGAAACAGATTACCCACACATGCTTTtatatctattaaaaaaaaaaaaaaaaaaagggggggggggggacgggacaaaAACACTTTCTTACCTCGTGGCAATTCTCTGAAAATTTCTTTCCATTTCTCTGTCTTTGGCAACATCTGGCTTCACTCTGCACATCATTTCCCACTCCCGCTTTTTATCAAGCTGTGGTATAAATATTGTTATGTGAAAAAACATtaggcattttaaaatgtaacctaCTTTGATAGGATATTTTGTAAGACGACAAAAATGATAAACCATTTGGACTCAGTTTGGATGAGGGTAAGGGGAACTTCTAAATATTACTTTTATTGGGCTGGACAACAGGTCCTGGGGTAAGTTTGCCACACTCACACAAGGATGCCAATCAGATTCTCAATCAGCCTCTTGTCCCCACAGGAGGTAAAAAGCCTGAGAGTCCCCCTGCAGAAAATCTTCTGGGTGACCCAGAAGGATTAATGGATTCTGGGAGGAAACTCAGCCCACCCCTTTTCAGCAAGAGAGTGGCCAACTAGGAGAAAATTATTCAAAAAGGAATCCTCCTCGCTCTCCaccaccccccaaaaatcatATTCTTCATCTCACAGTGTAGGAACTGCATAGTAGTCAAAAAATTTAAGTTAAATATTCAGGGCCTGCCTGACACATTTTGGGCCTACACTACTTGATGTTCTCCACTGAACAGACTATCATACAACGTACTGTATTTTGTAATAAGCAATGACACAGCAAAAGGAAAGCTATAAAGGAAAGAATTTGGACCAAAGAGGGAGAACATTGTGTCCACTGCAAAAGAGCTGAgatataaaatatttcagttttcttttgaaGCTTGCTGTTTTAAAATCCAACCCAACCATATTTTCTGCCTCCATCATCAGCCACAGTAAATAGTGTTTTTATTTCCACTATGATAGTGGAAAGTTGTATTCCCCACCCCTGTTTCAGGGAAAAGTTAGCAgcattttttaaagcaatttaacaGTGTTCTAGTCATAGGGATCTTACATTAAGTCTGCATCATACAAAAACTCTTACATGAAATTATAGAGTCCTTATCTTTATCATTGCAGGCAGACTACTATGAATTTATGAGTTTATGAGCATGCTCTGGCCTTTGATCAAAGGATTTACCCTATTCTAGCATGGAATTAATAAAAGGCAGACTGTTTTCAAGTTTATCCAGGGGTGAACAAATCAGTTTACAGCCTCACAGCCCACCACTAATTTGTGGTACCCCACATATTTATTGGATAAAACCAGGTATTCAGTGAGAACAGTAACTGATTAGATTCCTTACTGTAATACTCTGTATTCAAAAGGTGGGCTGCAGCCACCACGGTATGTCCCAGCTAACCAAACTGCTGACTGGGTTATCCCATTAAAACAGTATTGTTAGGCTGAGACATTTAAAGTGTTTCTATTCTGTACTTTTAATACCAAGGTAAatcaattttctatttttaatcacAATTCTTCATAGGAAAAGCTTAATTAGCTATACAATTTTGTTTTATTCACCTGACAATTTCAAAACTGCATACAACCTGGGATGTTTAAAATGACCATAGACAGAACATGAGAAAAAATACTCATTGGGAAAGAAATTGAACTGGCAGCATGATCCACTAGACCAGGTAATCAAGCTCCGCTCTGATTTATACCCAGAAGTTAAGAcacagcagaatttagcccaagaCAACTTTTTTGTCTCtagcttctatgattctaagacattGGAACTTTACATTTATTTCCGTTTGTAACACTCCAAAGCACACCTataccatatattaaaaatagtcTTAAGAAAAGTGAACCAGCAGATGCTTTTCACCCCCACAACAACACATACTTAATCCAAAACGAGAGCAAAATCCAATCACAATACTCCCATTGCCAAACACCAGACCTTATTGTGACCCGAAAGCCTGTGTGGATAAAGAGACAGGTCTttcagcatgccctgaaggtcaGCAGATTCAGGCTATTTCAGATCAAAGAGTGAATGCATCCCGAAGGTGAGGCAGGGCCATAACTAGGGCAGGGTAAGTGGGGCAGCCACTAGGGCACATAGCTACAGGGGTGGAAAAATGGGGTGGAGaaatgaagggaggggaaaaacagTTGGGGATGCAAATATGTTTGCTCACCCTGGGTGCAAAAATGCCCTTGTAATGGCTCTGAATTGAGGAGTCCGCATGGAGAACACTACCAGCAGCTTCCCCATCTTTACCAGAGTGCTCCAGCTCAGGAACCCCCACTAAGTGCTGGTGTGGCAGTACTGCACAGGGATATCACAGACTGTCTCTTTCTCACCTGCCTCTTTTTCTCTAGCTtctcttgtttttctttctctctttctttctccagcTCTTTACTTTTAACCAATATGGTGGATTTACTTTTGGGAATCTTTTTGTTAAGCACTTTGGCCATGGCCTCCGCCCAACCCGCACTTGGGCCAGCCTGGGATTCTGCTTCATTTTCATCCATGTTGCCGTGGACCATCGCCTCATCCTCATCATCACCATCTAACGCTTCGCCCTCTGAAGAGAAACCGTCTTCTGGGAGCTCTGAACTCCACTCAGAACCTGAAGAAAGAGGGAAGATGTCAGATCCCCTGCTTCTGAATACCCTACCACTAAGAAAATTCCTCTCAAGCTGAAATGTTACAAGAGTTCAGGACCATACACCATTTCCTGTTACAACTAATTCCTCAAGAAGATGTCTAACTGGGCATACATCACTATAATGAATTTATTACAAAGTACATTGTGTAAGCATTTGCTCCTCTGAGTGATGATTTAAGAAgttgggtgggagggaagagaagagagccGTGATAATTTATTATGGGATTAATGAACATTTTGATGATTAAAAGCGGCAGATTTCTGAGAAAAAGCTTTTCTGGTAAAATATTAAAACCGCAACACTGACACCTAGTGTTTAAATAAATAGAACCAGGCAGATTAGCTTAATGGTTGTGTGACATTTACCCACAAATACACAAAGTATTTCTCCTGGGAACAAGGAGAGATCTTTCATTGCATAGATAACCAACCCTTTCACCTTTTGCACTGACTCTGGTAACAGCTGCTTCAAGCACTCTAGTTCTCATATCATGCTTGACCCCTCAGAAAAAGGACTGCCTTGTGGTTAATGAACTGGTCTGCAACTCAGAACTAATTCCTCTCTGACATAAACTTtctgtgtgaccgtgggcaagtcgcTTAGGGCCAGATACTTGTTACCCTTACTCATATTGGGTAGCAACTCAATAAAGGTAATGGGACTATTTGAGGAATAAGACACAACCTAGTAGGAGTAAaggtctctctctgtgcctcatttctccatctgtacaacTAAGACAACACTTCACTATTGTACAAGGACATTGtttcatagatttatagagtttcaggccagaagaaacaattagatcatctagtctgaccacctgtatatcacaggcaatTGAATTTCATCCACTTAGCTCTGTACTGAGCCTGATAACTGGTGTTGGGCTAAAGCACAACTTGCAGAGTcatccagtcttgattaaaaGATATCAAGCTATTGAGAATAAGCCACTTCCCTGGGTAGCTTGTTCCAGTAGTTAATCATCCTCAAGATTAAAAATTGTGCCTTCTTTCCAATTCAAATTTGCCTGGCTTCAGCTGCCAGTCCTTGGTTCTTATTATGCCTTtccctgctagattaaagaactcTTTACCTTCATGTGGAAATACCGGGTCCTACTTACACACTAATTAAGCCACTTCTCAAAATTCCTTCTGAAAAACTAAACAGACTGTGCTCTTTAAGTCTCTCTAGGGCTGGAGAAAACACCTTATAGTgagtcatttttgtggctcttttctgcagtCTCTCCAATTTTACAACATCCTTTATAaaatgtagacaccagaactggacactctATCCCAGCactggtctcaccaatgccatatacagaggtaaacAATCTCCCCACTCCTCCTCACAACTCAAGTCTATGCATCTAAGGATCACATtgacccttcctcccccacagttTCGctctaggagctcatgttcagtggCTTGCCCACTACTACCCCTAAATCCCCTACTGAGTCACTGCTTTATAGCATACAGTCCCTCATTCTGTACATAAGGCCTGGAAACACTGTTACTATATCTATGACCTTCAATTTGGCTGTATTACTTCAATGGGCCCAGCTtacaagtgatccagatcattctgtatgactgccctctcctgatcACTATctaccaatctttgtgtcatccacaaatttttataagcagtgattttatatttactttcagatcattgatgaaaTTGTTGAATGGCATCAAGCTTAGGACTAGCCCCTGCAGAACTCCACTAGAGACACCTGGGACGTTAATAGAACCCCAATATTAGCTGGCACACTGTTGTGGCACATAATAAATAACATGACCTTTTCGGTGTATCACTGGAAAATgatcactgatcattaatattcttgcacgATGCATGAACAGTAAAACCCAGAAAGGGATTTATAGAGATGTGCtgcaaatatgtttttaaaatgtacttggTAAGCAGTGCTTAGGCCATGCCTGTTCCACACCAAGGAATGTGCATCTCAGGTAAATTAAGCAAGCTGTGaccaaagaccaaaaaaaaaaaaaaagcatatttaTGCAAGGTAAACAGAGGCATCAGGAGAGCAAGTAGGGAGAGATGACTAATAAACAATCTTGGAGGGAATGGAGACTGTGCTCCGATGAAGCATTTGTGCCTCTTGAAGCAAGGTCAGTGAACTCTGGAAAGATCTAAGGAGGGGAAAAGGCCATTTTGGCATCCATCTCTTGAGGGACTAaagaggccagagctcttgaaatcACAGAACGTTGTGTCCTTCAACCCTTCAAGGGGTTGAAGACTCTGAGAATTCAGGATAAGTGAGACACCTGCTTAGACAAAGATTATTTGCTGAAATTAAGCTTTAGTTTTAGAAgtgtatttttgtttatttctaatCTTTTCTCTCCTTACACCTGTTATCATTTAAACCCATGACtctttgtttaataaacttgttttatttttactataaaccaatttGCTGCTTTGATTAAAATAGAGTATTTGTTAACCCGAGTTAAGATAAGCCGCTGGGTAATGTCTCTTTAAGGAAACAGCAAACCTAATAACGTCTTTAAATGGGCAGGAATAGGGCTGGACACTAAACAGCATACaatttgggggaaatttgggattGGGAGAGTGTTGGGGTCACTCTGAAAAAAAGGAGCCTGGCAGTAAAAGCCAGCATGGATACGGCTATATAGCAAAGAGAAACCCGTGGCTGACTCATGCCAGCTGCCTTGAGCTCGCGAGGCTTGGGTTGTGGGGCTgtctcattgctgtgtagacttccgggcttgAGTCCAAGCTCTGGACCCCTCCTAGcatgcagggtcctagagcccagcaCGGGCCACCTGCAGGTTTTCTTTGCGGCGTAGACATACCCGGTGTGACTTGCACACTTATATGCTGGCTCTTGGTGtcagggctgtgagccacagcaggaTAGCATTTAAGGTACCCAGAGTTGCAGGGCAGGCAGTAACACAACCCCTTACCAgtctgggttgaaccccaaagcATCACAATACCCCAATTCAAAGAAGATGCCCTATCAATGACTTCTTAGAGATCTGAGTTAGCCAGATCTCAATGCATTTAACATGTGCATTATAGATACTGCatagtgttgggtttttttaaccagAATATGATGCAGTACTAAATCAAACACCTTACAAAATCTTACATCGACACAATTACCTGATTCAACCAAACTGGTCATctcctcaaagaatgaaatcaggtgtGTTTGacaaaatctattttccataaaatcatgttgactggcattaattatattcccataCTATAATTCTTATCCCCTGACTCTCATATCAGCgcttccattattttgcctggaacTGATGTAAGGCTAACTGGCCTATAATTACCTAGGTCTTCCTACTTGCCCTGTTTGAATATAGGCACAACATTaacactcttccagtcttctggaatttccctggtattccaagatttaCTAAATATTAATGCCAACAGGTCAGACATCcccccagccagctcttttaggactcttgggtaCAAGTTCTCCAGCCttgctgacttaaaaaaaaaaaagttgatcaTGTTTAACGTCATCCTTGGTTAGAGATTACTAATGACATGGAAAGTCCTTAGGATATGAGTATGTCATCTTGCTTCTATCTATATAAAAAAACGAAATgtgtattgaacacttctgccttctctccatcATTAATAATTTTATCACCTCCATCTATTAATGGGCCTTTACTATTACTATGATTTTTGTTCCTAGTATATtttaaaactccttattgtccttagcccTGAAAGCCATGGATCTTCCCCTGCTGTCTAGCTTCCCTGACAAGCTTCATCATTTCATAACGTCTCATTAATATTGACTGCTATCAATAtcccccttttttccatttgtaaatATACAGCTTTTTTATTTCTGATTGCAGCCTTCACAAGATGAGCTTTTAGCCAAAGTTGTCCTCTTTCTTGATATACAAAAATACTTCCTAAAGAACgtccaattttcattcacatttttctgtctaaatttttcctcccagtCAATTTCACTCAtaattttcctcagctttggAAAGCTACCCTTTTTGAAGCAGCAAATATATTTATGTTGGTTAAGATGGTCTTCTGTTTGCCTTTATTGGATATAATCAGGACAGGATAACTGGGCCCTAAGTAACCACCAACTTTCAGTCCAGTGATTTATTCCCTACAGTGAGATGCAAAGTAGAGTTACTTCATGTTGGGTGCACTACCTTTTGTCTATAATTTTAAGAAACTAATGATATTTTACTGCTGGCTTCATGAGACCTCCAGCAGATGTTTTCCAGACGgaagacacccccccacacacacacacagcacaattTTTCTTCCACACATTATAGACAGATGCTACGGCAAGGAGAACCAAAGAAAAGTCTATTCATAAAACTGTGCCCAGCATGCATTTTCTCTTCactttcctcctcccttcccaaatCTCATCTCCTCTTTCACTCTCCATTTCCCCAACCTACAATCCCCACCACCACACCACGTCCCGCAAACTATACGGTtctcaaaatgttccatttggaCAGCAATAAAAGGAGTCATGCCTAAGGGAGAAAACACAGTCAGAACCAAGGCTCACAAAGCTCGCAAATGGAATTTTTGTACATGcacttttaaagaaaacaaatcctTAACACATTTAGTTAACTGTACAGAATACCTAGCTGAAGCAGGGGAAAAAAGATTTTGAAGAACTGAACTATTTCATCCCAGAGTCAGAATCAGCCCATCCCACTCCTGAGAGGGTAATTTCTTATTTGCACAGAGCCAAGTGGCGAGTGAATTTTACTAGCCCAGCGAATGGGTAAGTTAAGTTAGTTGTCCAAGATCACCCGGTAAAGCAAGATGGAGCCATGAACTGAACCTAAGAGACTTGAGTCCCAGGCTCTTAATTTAAGCACAAAACCATGCTGCCCCTCAGTAACCCAGACCAAACTGCAGTACCATTGCACACCCTGgataccttactccatgagtagtctcattgtcttcaatggaatgGCTCACGGTGCAAGGTACTATGCAACACAAGTAAGGGTATCATGATCTGGCTCTGTTATGCTTATATGAACACTATTGTGAACAGTCAGCATTTGGATCGAATAAAACTGCAGTGTTCTCAGAAGTATATTTATTTAAACCACAAAATACAAATTCCATTAGTGTTCTGTGTCCATGTCATGATGCTGTATGCCCCACTTGGCCCATCatgagaggaggaaggagaacttCATGAGTGCTGATCCTGGAGTTAGCACAATGATAAAATGGAAGACTCTCATTTAGATGCTTATTCTGCCATCATCCCATCTTATTTAGTAATTTCTAAAAGCTGCTCTGTCCTTATACTACCAAGACATCTTCACACACCCTGCTTCCGTGAGTCACCAGCAGGTTTTTTGGACATGTGAGAATGGGTAATCACACAGCAGTTGTCTATTGCCTACTAACACAAAGAATTTGCCAATTATTCAGCAATCCACTCTAGACCTCATCTATACCACAAAATTGGACCAGATTaatttatatgggttttttaAACCAATGTGGTTCAATCAGTGCAAACCCCAGTGTTgagatttattttggtttaagagtgCTCACACAGCCTTTTGAACTGGTTcaactaaatcagttttaaaatcacacctttaattaaaccagtgcGACTTTCTCATGTACACAAGATCTTCAAGTAATAGCACAGGTCTGAATTTGCCCTTCTACAGGACCTTTAGTCTGAGGATCTCTTTACTAGCATTAGCTAAACTAGATTCGTATTATTCCTagcttacagatggggaaactgagacacagatgtAAACCTATTTACCGCAGGTCAGAGTGAGTCAGCAACACTGTCATGAGCAAAACTCAGGAGTCCTACACACCACCttaatgttgccaactcttgcaactTGATCACAAATCTGGTGAGAGACATCTGATGTAAAGTTCTAGCTTCTGGattcatgtgattatgtgagaatttcaactttcattaaaaaaatcttctGGCCTTCCTGGttatgaagaaaagcttgaaaacatcatACAAGtgtaccctaaaggctcagaatccagaagacagacaaaatgaagccaaaatgtattatttttaaatctcaggaTTTTTTGTCTTTGGGGTTGGCAACAGTGctctattgactttaaaaaaCACTAGTTTTACAAGAGCCAAATCAAAGCAGAGCCAAGCTGATTGTGAagtcaggaaaaaataaaaccaacaatGGATCTACCCTTGCAGCTTCCAATTTGTAATTTAATTTACAGCTATCTGGAGTCAACTCCAAACACTACACATTGCTTAGATTAGTTTGAGAACAAAGTTTTATCTTCAGACAAATGCCAGTTCCACCGCAAGAGACGCATACAAAGCACCGTTGAACTAGGGTCTGACTCAGCATTTGGAATGGCAAAGAGCTATGACTTAGTGCAGggtttcccaaactgtggtctgtgTAGATGAGCTTGATGTTCTATCATTCACTTCAAAACAATTTTTGAAGGAGGTTGTACACGAACCAATAAAGTTTGGAAACTGCTGATTTAGTGACATTTTCCTTTGCTCCCAATCATGAAGTTacagtcttggggctggtctacactacagggggggcaggatcgatctaagttacgcaacttcagctacatgaataacgtagctgaagtcgacatacttagatctacttaccacggtatCTTCACTGCAGTGTGGCAACGAGAGACGCTTTTCTGTCAGTTCCCCTTGCGCTTTTTGTGGAGGTGTAGTACTGGAGGCAACGCTAGAGCAATCAgcagtcgatttattgcatctatactagacatgataaatcgacccccgctggatcaatcgctgcccgtcgatccggccggtagtgtagacaagcccttggtctatacttaaaagttTTACAGGCAGAGCTATAtcattcagggatgtgaaaaaacaacaacacccctgaccaacacagctatgccaacaaaacCCCCAGCGTAGACACAGCAATGCCAATGGATGAgtgcttctgtcaacatagctaatgaatttcagggaggtggtgttcctacactgacagaaaaactccttcagCATCTACACAAGCAGGCTATGCCAACGCAGGCTCCACAGTACAGGCCTAACCAAAGTCTTTACTACAGAAAATGTAAATTGCCAAAGGGAATGGTATAGCTAAAAATCACGTGGTACCATGAAAGTTCAAGT harbors:
- the RRP15 gene encoding RRP15-like protein, encoding MAAAMEGPRGVGAADAAADSAEESGSEWSSELPEDGFSSEGEALDGDDEDEAMVHGNMDENEAESQAGPSAGWAEAMAKVLNKKIPKSKSTILVKSKELEKEREKEKQEKLEKKRQLDKKREWEMMCRVKPDVAKDREMERNFQRIATRGVVQLFNAVRKHQKTVDEKVKEAGNSNRKRAKLMSSVSKKDFISMLRGSEGAKSEQSTSGKTLKSKQGEVKSDEEPAWNILRDDFMMGASMKDWDKESDRESHTGQDDGLRQDSESD